The Mya arenaria isolate MELC-2E11 chromosome 15, ASM2691426v1 genomic sequence AGATTGATTCTCGGTTGTCTATATGagttgtatcatttgaaaaaggATTTTGGGTGCAGATTAAGATGATGCCAAAAAAAACGTTCTAAATTAAATTCTGCATCACTGTGTAGGGTACACATGTTATGCACGCTAGCACTATCCTTTCTgttatagttagatgacatgaagtcaATTCTTAATGAATACTAATGGTCGGAGTGAGTGTAGCAGTACTTAGCGTGGcggtaggcggacctttaaacacgaAAGGTGAGATTCTTAATGAATTAACCCAGTACAAAAtggttgcctatctgcaatttgaTCAGTactcaatattgatcttatccttatccttagacatgcctcagttaTTCCATTTTGCCTATTGGTCCACTTAAAATACACGCCATTCAAATCACCaaatttcaaatctttgatttaaatttaatctTAGCTGCTTTTGAATTCAGCCCCTGGATAATTCAGCAAGCCTATATTACTGTTCAGCATGTTCTTTTATGCTTGGGTTTATGTTATCACTCAGTCGTACAGTAAATCGCGCTATTTCGTAATCGTTGGGACAttgggaaatacttcgagattaCGGacataaccgaaatacaaaagtGTATAATTAAACCAGCATAGTACGATATAAACAGAAGTTTAAGGTAACCGATTTCGACAAAGCTAGTTTCGACTTTATATAAATTTGGTTTGACCTCACTGAAATCGTAGACATTTTAAGCATGGCCTAATTGGGAACATACGTACTCCCTCGAGTCTGATAATGGCCAGTCTTGGCCGATCTGGCTTGTCGTCCGGGAAATATAACAGCAACTCtgaaaaatattactaaaacatataaaatagttataaacggaatagaataattaatttatcaagtaatgttttacattttaggAATCACTACATTGAAACAGAGGAATTCAGGAACGATCGAAAAACGTTTAGTCTGTCATAGGCGTATTGTTTGGGTATAAAGGTTTATATAATGTGTTAGCGTTTCGATAATTATTATTGTGAACAAATATTGATCAAATATTTCTTCGTGGGATGTTTTTCAATTCCTTAGCACACTAAAACAGGTAGCAAGCGCtatatgtttaaagatgcactcttactcccaagtaaAATTTaccaatataaatacaaatgttaaaataaaccaAGAAGGAtggataaatgtcgaaaataatggttcttatgaagaaaaccgagtttaattggaaagaaaggtgcagaatacactacacggtatttcttccttaAAAGACAATAGTAAATCAGagtaaatcttttattattcaccaatcatttaatatttttgcgttttcaataaaaacacggttacagtTTTGTTATCAGTGAATAAAAGTtaccataaatgtattatttactAAATAGTGCAAGGATTagcactcaaaatgtatgtttgttgtacatgtgtatgtattaattttgaataagagtgtcgtCTTAAGTTTTGCAACAatatatctgatttttttacCTTCCCCACCCTCTTGTATGTTAACGAAAATTCTGATGGAATTTGACCCACACAATTTGAACTTTACATCACTTTTTACCCAAATTATTTTCGTATCATTTAAAAGGGTTTTGTGtgaagaaattgaaaatgaccgaaatattataacaaaaaaacaacaacagatttGTGCTTTCAGCTCAATAGGTATAGTCTTTTAACGTCCAAATTCAGctgaaataaagataaatagtgcatttgtaaccacggtactttcttccgttacacttcaaaCATACCGCGGGACAAtacaaaatctcgttttaatgaatatgcatgaggcaagGGAGACAACGTTCTTCTAATGAACTCGCAacttacaattaaatattttttccataacCGTGTAGTGTCATTAGCCTCGATTGCCTTGTGAATGGACTGCTGACAATGCTTATTGTACTGATGAGGCGGACGTTTCAATTCCGGCAATTACCAGAATATTTTTATACGGGAAAACATCTGGTACCTTGTGggaccaatgaaactgcctcatttattatttatgattacGAGATTTCCTATCCAATTTCCCCAtggtacacaacgaagcataacGTAGTAATTTAacggggtatccgacgatgctGTTTTCGCGGAAGCACGAGAACCACGGGTTGGTCgaattaattgaaaatgtttttaaataagattgTTTTCCGAAAGGtgctacatttttttttccattttgaatACTTGGGGAAAACCCTTATAAGTATGAAAACGGAGGAAATTCTGAGAGAACATATCGGTTCATTGATGATTGATTTTCAGCAATACATTAACTAATGGGAAACTGAGTcttgttattgttgttaatGAATTATGACATGgatgttattaatataaaatggaaCTTGGCTCACATAGCCAAAGCAGgtcatgatttattttcaatattaaattttactAGGAACTAACGATGGATATGTTGATATTGACCTTATCGGAAATATCTAGGTTCATATTCGCTTAAAGCAATGAGCGTCATTACGtaggtttttattttatttttgtttttatcagcGTTTTCCGGCTCGGAAAATGAGCTTGCTAGAACGATGATacacagtcgaacctcgttggttcgaactcccagggaccggcgaaaatacctcgagcctcgaaagatttgagccaagcaggaatgcttaacttcagtttaaagaaatcggtcattaacatccagttcgaggcaacaaggaattcgagccaaacgcgttcgagccaacggggttcgactgcaTGTGTATAAAGTGTTTGTGAGCtcgtgtaccaagtttcatgttttgaaatttggtaGTAATATCCGGCGACATCTCGGTTGTGTCCGCcattagtaaaagtagttcgtataattgataatgattatgttaattaattgtagtgtatTTTTAATGTCTTAGTTCAAGTTAATTCCCagtaaatgtattattgcataaatcatGTATATTCATGTCAAGTCAATAGGCTtaactgttaaattgaaattactacgcgatctactgacagcgtagttaaatgtcaagaattctgacattgtaaaccgtagATATACATCCAAAGTGGTTTTCGAAGTTAAATGGTCGAAGTGCTCCGATTGTTCCGGTAAGTTGTTTTTTTGCGCGCAGCCTTTAATGAACACCAAAGGTATGCTAAATGTCATTTTCCACTAAAACGAGCGAGTCGAAAAAGCAGTAAGATTCACCTTTAACCGAGCAGTGTTTACAGAGGGCCAATCCACATACACGGCAATTATGTTTCCTCTTACTCCCGAGTCTCTTTCCGCAGCCACGACATTCTGTGACCCCACTGTCCAGCTGTAGAAAACAAGTTGGAAGATTTTACTATTTCAAATACTTAACTATTAAGTCCAATTGATACCATTGTCTCAAACCCTGTTTAAATGATCGCCCGTTGTACGTGTGAGAGTGCGGGGTGTGTGTATAGTTCGAACTTAATTATTAACCAGCGgtcatgtattattttgtgcttttaacgtgctatttttcaaatttatatggAGAAGAAAGGACAAACATCAGCCTTATACATTTTACACAAACATGGCTGGAGTATACGTGGTGCGTAGGCGTCTGATATTTAATGAATGCTCAACATCATGCGTAATATGTCATCCCAAGAGAATATTCCCGTGCTCCAGGTAAATTCATTAATTCACTAGGCAATAGCTTTCACTATCATACAATCTGTATGTAATgttatgaaagaaatatttgatgcaTAAGATAAATCATACGTGCACCATGAATAGTGTTACATTGCAtattaattacatatttaaaaccttACTGGTTTTAATAGCTACCACCTCCAACGTTCGCTAGTGTATGgttacatatttacataatgtcactaaatatttacattttgcaaACGTAGTGTTAAACAAACGATACATCAGTGAGGTTAACTTGTTAACAAATCACATTCTTTTCTTTCTCTTACATTATATTTAAGTGGCACACCTACTTAACTATGgctatggaagcgtatatcgtatacacGGAATATACGATAATCTAGTTTTATCAAGTCGTTTTACGTGGTCTTGACGgatcatgcaatattttaccaaaagtTTGCcgattttttttcagttacaaACAGAACAGTTTATGTTGAATTTATTCTgtccatttcttaaataaaaataagaaaacgtgaagttcattataaattaaATCTACATAACGCAATTAACCTTATGTGTCGACAAACAAAGTCAACATATCGAGTAAATAAGAggatgaaataaattttataaaatgtattatatctCTACAAGTCGACATAAAAAAATCGACAAGACCGCATGATCACTTCATCAGTATGtgcgatatacgcttccatactttACATTTTCGATACAAATTTACGTCAAATTCTTTCTCAACACGAACAAATTCCATATAATTGTTGGATTGTGTGAACACCCAACTCCTAAAGGCTTTAAATGTGGGTTTCGGTGTCTTTCCCGAAGTAAGTTTGGCTTATAtaagtttgatatattttttaatattctatgcatattattttctcaaacaatgaaataaagaaatatttcaggGGGGGGACTCGGGGCTTGACCTTCTTCGAAATTTCAAATTCTACCCATTATTCtgttgtttttgctttactGTGTTTCGCGTCTCACGTTGACAAAACATGCTACGTCTAGTTGACATTTTTAACCTAACTGTGTAAACATCACACAGCgtgatatatataataaagccgaagttccatgcatttttttttttcgccaCACCTTCGCACAAACATCCTCGTTCGTCTATGCTAAATTTAATAAAGCATATAACAAGACCAggcaaaattaatgttatgacTCAACATGGCATGTTACAAGATCAggcaaaaataatgttaaaactcaACATGGCATGTAACTTGACCAGGCATAAATAATGTTAAGACTCAACATGGCATGTAACTTGACCAGgcataaataatattaagacTCAACATGGCATGTAACAATACCAGACAAAATGAATGTAATACTCAACATGGCATGAAACATGACCAGTCAAAATTAATGCTAAGACTCAACATGGCATGTAACATGACCAGGCAAAATGAATGTAATACTCAACATGGCATGTAACATGACCAGACAAAATGAATGTAATACTCAACATGGCATGTAACATGACCAGACAAAATGAATGTAATACTCAACATTGCATGTAACATGACCAGGCAAAATGAATGTAATACTCAACATGGCATGTAACTTGACCAGGCAAAATGAATGTAATACTCAACATGGCATGTAACATGACCTGGCAAAATGAATGCTTAGACTCAACATGGCATGTAACATGACCAGGAAAAATGAATGCTTAGACTCAACATGGCATGTAACATGACCATGCATAAATAATGTTAAGACTCAACACGGCATGTTACTTGACCAGACAAAATGAATGTAATACTCAACATGGCATCGAACCTGTCCAGGCAAAATTATTGTTAAGACTCAACATGGCATGTAACATGACCAGGTAAACATTGTTGTTAAGACTCAACATGGCATATAACTTGACCAGGCAAAATTATTGTTAAGACTCGACATGGCATATAACATGACCAGGTAAAACTTTATGTTAGGACTCGACATGGCATGTAACATGACTGGACAACCATTAATGTCAACACTAAATTTACATGTAACTTTTTAAGGcaatattaatgttaacttCAATATGGCATCTAACATTACCAGGAAATATTAATGTCAAGACTCGATATGACTATATATCATGACAAGgcaatattaatattaacactCAATATGTCATATAACACAACCAAGCATCAGTAATGTTAATATTCAACATGACCAGACAAATTTATTGTTAAGACTCAACATGGCATATAACATGACCAGGTAAAACTTAATGTTAAGACTCACTTTGACATGTGACATGACCAGGCAAAACTAATGTTAAGACTCGATATGGCATGTAACATGACTAGACAACATTAAAGATAACACTGAATACTGCATGTAACATTACCaggcaatatttatgtaaacgCTCAATATGGCATATACCACGATCAGGCAATATTAAGATGGCATGCGGTTATTGTCTTATATTTAATCCTACTTCCTATTGCCTTTGCATATGGCATTATACCAACAATAAAGTTAGGTATAACATTCCTGACTGTTAGATAAATCTTGCCAGACTTTTGAATATTGCCTGCCAGAATGTAAAACTATTGCCTGCCAGAATGCTACATAATGCCTCccttaatgttaaaaataatctgCCAGAATCTTGAATACCAGAATATTGTCTGCCAGAAAGTTACATAATTCCTCCCTCAATGTCAAATATATTACCTGCCAGAATGTTGACTTTTGCCAGCTTGGGACTGAAAGAATCTTCCGGAGTTCCGTGAGCGCCATCATTGTGTCAGAGGTCCCCACCGCCTTACTAAAGCCGTCTATGAGCCGTTGGCACTCCTTGTATATGTCCACTGTCAGTCTgaagaaatacatgtttattatgtatgtatatttcatATAGGATAATTGTAAGTAAGGTTATGGAATAGTAACCGTAGTAAGTAGAGAATGATACTATCACATTTAACTTActtcgaaccccgttggctcgaacttctagggaccggcgaaaataacTCGAGCCTTGGATgcttcgagccaagcgggaattctTACCTTTAGTATTTAGAAATGGGTCCTTAACaccaagttcgagccaacgaggaattcgagccaacaaAAGTCGAAAAGTCGATATATATCTGTTCACGTTATCAATTGTAACATATACGGTatatttttgctgttgttttaaattgaattcaaaCCACTATTAAGTAGGAAATATACGATGAACATCTACCCAAGAACGTCTTCTAAAATAAGACACATTAAGAGTTTACGCAAATACATGAATATCATATTAAGCGTGCTTAAATGTCCCGTTGCAAATAATTAAGCTTTAGTATAGTTAAGTAAGTGATAAAGTCATAACCCCGCCACCATACTTACTGGTCCCTCCAAAATCTCCGAATAGTAGCACACTTTTCCTTTTGAAGAACAAGATCACAGGTTAGCTGACGCTGTTCCTCTCTGTCCTTTCCCCTATACTCGAGAAAGTAGTCCGTTACTGACCGCGTTACACCTAGTAGGCAGACAGACCGCTCCTCGTAGCACGACATGCACACCTGGGTTATGGTATAATAATAGTATGGTGGCGTGTAACCTTTGAATGAAGGCAATGTTCGGCACCGATGGAGTATATTAGAGATAGGTCAGCATATTGTATAATTCAATTGCTAGAACCAAACACGAAAGTGAACGGGGaaatagtttaaacaaaactttggGAAATCGTCGatcaatcaaaatatacaaGATTACCCTAAAATTGCCTTTCCTTCCTAAACAGAACAAGGTAAAGCACTCGGGGTAAGCCATTTACCTTTGCAAGAACTCCAAACGGGTCAAACTGGGCCATCACATTCAGGCGGCGAAAATACTGGAGACATGGTCGACAGAACACATCCCCACATCTGGGTAAGTAAAAAAGTAAGTATGAGgaaatacgtttttattttcattgatgatggtgatgatgatgatgatgatgatgatgatgttgctgctgctgctgttgatgcTGCTGCTGTAACTATTGTTGCTgctgtgatgatgatgattatgacaatgttgctgctgctgttgctgctgctagtgcttctgctgctgctgctgctgctgctgatgatgatgatgataatgatgatgatgatgatgatgaggatgatgatgatgatgatgatgatgatgatgatgatgatgatgatgatgatgatgctgttgAAGCTGCTGTTGttgatgctgctgctgttgatgctgctgctgctgcttctgctgctgctgttcatgctgctgctgctgatgttcatgctgctgctgctgctgctgctgctgctgctaatgCTAATGCTGTGGTGAATTGGAGGAGGAAGAGGATAATGAGAATAATGAGGAAAGTGGGAAGAAAAAAATGCGCAGTCGTGATGCAACCACCATTTATCTTACCTCGTACAGTGATGAGGACGCCGGAAACTTGGAAACCCAAACACGATTCCACAGGCCTTGTTCTGACAACAGGTTCTAGTGGCCACGTCCACATAGTGACTTCGAGTAATCGCCGCATGGTATTCTGGAGATAAAACATATGGACTGTTAGACGAATAACCGGTTGCTAGAAAATCCTTTTTTGGATGACATACGACTAGTTCTGACAGTAGGATATGGTTGCTGTGTCCATGTAATGGATGTGTGTTATAGTCACGTTTCGGGGTCAACACGATTCAAATACAGCGCTTCTTTCATTTATCAaacttgttgaaatattttgacacatttttttatgcTGAGGAAATCCGAGTACTTTATAAACGCCTTTCTCTCAATACATATGCAAAGAGGTCAAATTACCTTCCTTCATACTGCATTGTGCATGGCAAAAATCCGCAATATCAAACCAAGCGTAAGTGAATTTTAGATTGCCAAAAGATACTATAAacttcatgtataacaaaatgcTAGTGTTATACCGATGAACGACATCTGAAACGTTGTAAAGACAAACTCCGGGCTTGACTCGGTAGATGAAGACCCACCAGTAGATATAGACCCACCAGTAGATGAAGACCCACCAGTAGATATAGACCCACCAATAGATGAAGACCCACCAGTAGATATAGACCCACCAGTAGATGAAGACCCATCAGGAGATGAAGACCCACCAGTAGATGAAGACCCACCAGTAGATGAAGACCCTCCAGTAGATGAAGACCCACCAGGAGATGAAAACCCACCAGGAGATGAAGACCCACCAGTAGATGAAAATCCACCAGGAGATGAAGACCCACCAGTAGATGAAGACCCACCAGGAGATGAAGACCCACCGGTAGATGAAGACCCACCAGGAGATGAAGACCCACCAGTAGATGAAGACCCACCTGGAGATGAAGACCCACCTGGAGATAAAGACCCACCAGTAGATGAAGACCCGCCAGTAGATGAAGACCTTCCAGTAGATGAAGACCTTCCAGGAGATGAAGACCCACCAGGAGATGAAGACTCACCTGGAGATGTAACCCATCAGTAGATGAAGACCCACCAGTAGATGAAGACCCAACAGGAGTTGAAACCCACCTGGAAATGAATACCCACCAGTAGATGAAGACCCACCAGTAGATGAAGACCCACTAGGAGACGAAGACCACCTGGACATAAAGACCCACCAGGGGATAAAGACCCACCAGTAGATAAAGACCCACTAGGAGGTGAAGACCAACCAGGAGATAAAGACCCACCAGTAGATGAAGACCCATCTAGAACACTTAACATGGGGCATGAGCTAGAACACTAAACATGTGGCATGAGCTGGAACACTAGACATGAGGCAGGAGCTAGAACACTTAACATGGGGCATGAGCTAGAACACTAAACATGAGACATGAGCTTGAATACTAAACGTGAGGCATGCATGTATTGACGCGTCttgtttgtattcaatattattggtaaaatattgCTTATGTTAGAATAGTAggaagtattttatttttacacgtTTTcaaaagagagagagagagagaaagatcTTACCTTTAGAACTGATGTCAAGTTCAATCTCTGACTGAATATCACTCTTGTCTTCTTCCATAGCTTCTGCGTAAATTCAAAGTTTTATCACAACTTTACACATCCTTcgctttaatatttaaaacatttctttttacatcCTTTTGAAGGGGAATTGCAGTTATTCAGTTATTCCCTCTGCTTATTCATcccaattatttaaatatcgtGCAACCTTCAGGCATAATTACAATGTATTTGTAACATACAGACATGTGAAtcactttattttacattttgtttggtgTGCATGGTTGACCGAGTTAAACCACGAAATAGGAAAAAGGTTTAAACTCgaatcttttttattaattaaaatattgtaatcaCTTTTGTACTTCAAGAATGAGATAATTTATCAAGTTGTTCATCATTGTTAAAGGTGTTTTATTACCAGTATTATAAACCATCACAAACAGATATAAAAGACGGAGTGTGACTTTTGTGGGTATCTGAAACCTATAAACTAAGATCTAACTATTTTATTCCTGGACTTTAGATAAAACTTCAGCGTCGAACTCTACTCTAGAACCACTATACTTCCAGGTAAAGTGTCAATTTGAGCTTGTAATTTAAGCCAATTCATCGTCTTGCGATTAAATTTATTAAGGTTATTCACCCCTGATGACTTACAGATACTTTTATAAAGACCAATAATATAATGTTAGTATTGGATGCCCTATACCGTATAGGgttataaacattgataaacacGTGTTTATTCATGGTCTTCGATGTCGAAataactatgttttaaattaatttcgCTCAAACAATTCATTGGTtctcaggggcggatccaggaactcacgttagagggggcgtaacatAGGGGCACGACCTTTTGAAAaacgcccctccctcagaaccattattttaatggtttaaaatCGTGGCAGAAGTTTATCCACGaagaaaatttaacaatttctagtccgaaattatgcattttgaGCGCATTTGTTTAGTTcatttctccgatattgacttaaaaagtaaacttggacgattttaggggaGGCGCGCGCCGTGTGTGCCCGTTTCTGAATCAGCTTCTCGTTGTCATTTAACTTATTAAGTGCTTTCAGATTATTCAAATACCGTTTGGGCAAATAGTGCGTcaacatataaattattttttactaaaacatttatcaatagtataacccattaaaaatgcaaaatatgacCATTTACGTGAAATAAAGAGCAGCATTTACAAAAAGCCGTTATTCAATATATGCGTATGAATTGCGTTATTATGCATAAAGGTGATCAGTAATTTAATACCAGAGCAATCATTGCAGCTTGTCAAATTTGTTAGACTaggtttttatgtttaaaaattaaatactgcaaccatgtgctattttttgtttacgaaatataATCCTATCATAAATGAacacattcggaacacctcggccattttccattggAAACAACGGTTTACAacgtcagaaatctttacatagtaatttcaatttcaatttagcatttaaactaaaattaatgactttactcttgtgaatcataattatttatgactTAATTCACTTCTCTAGCAACCAAATTTaacttaatacaaaataaacgttaaaacactacaattaataaaaactataatttaaaagtttacGAACTTCTTTCACTGGCATACATCCGAATACatcatgaataaattatttggTCAAATGATTGTTTCATTGACAACTGACGACTTGGCCAACTCCCTTTCAAGtattaccaaaattatttgagtTCACCAGACAAACttttcaagctgcactctcacagtttgattgttttgaaaactttttgtctcggaatgagccaatttttgcgttaatgtctggaaacctgtaatgtaagactgctgacaaaagagcagatcgcaCTTTCATATTACACTTAAAACGTTATTAACGCTTTAAAAAGTGGTGAGCACACTCTTTTCTCACCTAGACGGcacgggttcgattcccggcttgagGGCATGTGCGTTTGGtgtgtggtcaccaagccggagaAGTGGGTTTTCTGCGGTTTCCCCCGCaatacaagacaacactctcgcgtaaaatcgggCCAAcgataatgttgttataacttgtttcacaatcgttgtaaaataattatgtttaaccTAATTGAGATATGAAAAACAgttatattgtgagttatcttttattactgaattgaaggcactggtgccaaaatgagctgattctgagacaaaaaaataaataaaaaggtcaaaactgttACATtatgaaagtgcagctttaacatcatgttaaaataaaagataGCTTTTTGACAACATGTCGAATaccttaaaatcattttaatcattaaacatCCTTTATATTAATTCAAGCGCATGCTAGGTCAGTTTAAGTTTAATTCACTATCACAATATCATCACATACATTAATCATTGAATTAGAATTCAGCCTTATTCATACTTTCGGAATGCATTCGCTTTCAAGGATGGTCATCTCAATAAGGAAAATCGAATTAGTTtcttacttaaagctgcactctcacagattgaacgttttgacaactgttttattttttgtcttggaacgagctaatttttgcgaaaatctatggagaccagttataaaagacggctgacaaaaaaatagatttatatatttaagttcaaattttaatgctttatgcATTTcgcttaaaccgttagtaacgggttaagccataaaacattaattttcgaacagaaatatgcaaatctgcaatctgatcttttatcattggtttgcagagatttacgcaaaaatttgctgtttccatgacaaaatataaaacagttgtaaaaatggtatatctgtgagagtgcacctttaaagttttataaatcTATTGATCAGATGTTAACTGATGTTGATCGTTGATAG encodes the following:
- the LOC128219528 gene encoding uncharacterized protein LOC128219528 isoform X2, with translation MEEDKSDIQSEIELDISSKEYHAAITRSHYVDVATRTCCQNKACGIVFGFPSFRRPHHCTRCGDVFCRPCLQYFRRLNVMAQFDPFGVLAKVCMSCYEERSVCLLGVTRSVTDYFLEYRGKDREEQRQLTCDLVLQKEKCATIRRFWRDQLTVDIYKECQRLIDGFSKAVGTSDTMMALTELRKILSVPSWQKSTFWQLDSGVTECRGCGKRLGSKRKHNCRVCGLALCKHCSVKELLLYFPDDKPDRPRLAIIRLEGCPEVEPRYSLLLSCCMQCKQEIAGNQTDNPDWFLLPPGSLRPEIYQFEQLILFDDVFQRLEHQFRTTEVHDNLDVIDGSKNEQSEEKENDNQAARQDCLESYRSTYFQLNEMYKSSKCILSHTRSKVIQNVLMAKRDSFIGMSRKACRKAEG
- the LOC128219528 gene encoding uncharacterized protein LOC128219528 isoform X1: MEEDKSDIQSEIELDISSKEYHAAITRSHYVDVATRTCCQNKACGIVFGFPSFRRPHHCTRCGDVFCRPCLQYFRRLNVMAQFDPFGVLAKVCMSCYEERSVCLLGVTRSVTDYFLEYRGKDREEQRQLTCDLVLQKEKCATIRRFWRDQLTVDIYKECQRLIDGFSKAVGTSDTMMALTELRKILSVPSWQKSTFWQLDSGVTECRGCGKRLGSKRKHNCRVCGLALCKHCSVKELLLYFPDDKPDRPRLAIIRLEGCPEVEPRYSLLLSCCMQCKQEIAGNQTDNPDWFLLPPGSLRPEIYQFEQLILFDDVFQRLEHQFRTTEVHDNLDVIDGSKNEQSEEKENDNQVAARQDCLESYRSTYFQLNEMYKSSKCILSHTRSKVIQNVLMAKRDSFIGMSRKACRKAEG